Genomic DNA from Chloroflexia bacterium SDU3-3:
AGTCACGCCGCAAAACGACCCATACTACCGGCTGCGGCACTCGCTTGCCCATATCATGGCCCAGGCAGTGCTCGAAGAGTTCCCCTCGGGGAAGGTGGCCATCGGCCCGCCAATTGAAAATGGCTTCTACTACGACTTCGACCTGCCCCGCCCGCTCACGCCCGAGGATCTGGAGCAGATCGAGCAGCGCATGCGCAAGATCATCAAGGGCAACTTCGCCTTCGAGCGCCGTGTGGTAAGCGCCGACGAGGCCCGCGAGCTGTTCAAGGACCAGCCCTACAAGCTAGAGCTGATCGAGGGCCTGGCGCGGGGTGCCGATGACAACGGCGAGGAGGGCGCAGGCGCGGCGGGCGAGGGCGCGGTGATCACCACGTATCGCCACGACACGTTCGAGGATCTCTGCCGTGGCCCGCACGTGGAGCGCACGGGCCAGATCGCGGCCAACGGCTTCAAGCTGATGAGCATCGCGGGCGCGTACTGGCGCGGCGATAGCTCGAAGCCCATGCTCCAGCGCATCTATGGCACGGCCTGGAACAGCAAGGGCGAGCTGGCCGAGTATCTCAACCGGCTGGAGGAGGCCCGCAAGCGCGATCACCGCAAGCTGGGCAAAGAGCTGGGGCTGTTTTTCTTCTCCGACGATGTTGGCCCTGGCATCCCGCTGTTCACGCCCAAGGGCGAGATGCTGCGCCACCTGATGGAGACGTATGTGCGCGATGTGCAGACGCGCTACGGCTACCAGCACGTCTGGACAGGCAACATCGTAAAGGAGCAGCTCTACCGCAAGTCGGGCCACTACGACAACTACTCGGATGTGATGTTTCCGCCGATGGTGGACAAAGACGAGGTATACCGGCTCAAGCCGATGAACTGCCCCAGCCATATGACTCTCTACAACGAGATGGGGCTGCACTCGTACCGCGACTTCCCCATGCGCTTCGCGGAATTTGCCACGCTCTACCGCTACGAGATCAGCGGCACGCTCTCGGGGCTCACGCGCGTGCGCTCGCTGACGCAGGATGACTGCCATGTGTTCTGCACCGAGGATCAGATCCAGGAAGAGTTCTCGCTGGCGCTGAATCTCATCCGCGAGGTGCTGCAGACCTACCAGATGACGGACTACCGCGTCCAGCTCTCGCTGCCCGCAGCCGAGGGCAAGTATGTGCGCGACGAGGAGAAGTGGTCGAAGGCCATCGCAGCGCTCAAAGCGGCGCTGGATGCCAACCAGGTGCAGTACGAGGCGGTCGAGGGCGAGGCCGCGTTCTACGGCCCCAAGGCCGACTTTATGGCCAAGGACGCGCTTGGGCGCGAGTGGCAGCTCTCAACCATCCAGGTAGATTTCATCCAGCCCGCGCGGCTGGGCTGCGAGTACATCGGCGAGGATGGCCAGCCCCACACGCCGGTGCTCATCCACCGCGCGGTCACCGGATCGACGGAGCGCTTCCTGGGGGTGATGATCGAGCACTTCGGCGGGGCCTTCCCCACCTGGCTTGCGCCGGTGCAGGTATCGATCATCCCGATCTCGGATGAGAAGCACGGCGACTACGGGCGGCAGCTGAAGGCCAAGCTAGAGGCGGCGGGCGTGCGCGTGGAGCTGAACAACTCGAAGGACCGCATGCAGGCCAAGA
This window encodes:
- a CDS encoding threonine--tRNA ligase, with product MPVTPQNDPYYRLRHSLAHIMAQAVLEEFPSGKVAIGPPIENGFYYDFDLPRPLTPEDLEQIEQRMRKIIKGNFAFERRVVSADEARELFKDQPYKLELIEGLARGADDNGEEGAGAAGEGAVITTYRHDTFEDLCRGPHVERTGQIAANGFKLMSIAGAYWRGDSSKPMLQRIYGTAWNSKGELAEYLNRLEEARKRDHRKLGKELGLFFFSDDVGPGIPLFTPKGEMLRHLMETYVRDVQTRYGYQHVWTGNIVKEQLYRKSGHYDNYSDVMFPPMVDKDEVYRLKPMNCPSHMTLYNEMGLHSYRDFPMRFAEFATLYRYEISGTLSGLTRVRSLTQDDCHVFCTEDQIQEEFSLALNLIREVLQTYQMTDYRVQLSLPAAEGKYVRDEEKWSKAIAALKAALDANQVQYEAVEGEAAFYGPKADFMAKDALGREWQLSTIQVDFIQPARLGCEYIGEDGQPHTPVLIHRAVTGSTERFLGVMIEHFGGAFPTWLAPVQVSIIPISDEKHGDYGRQLKAKLEAAGVRVELNNSKDRMQAKIRQAQLQKIPYMLIIGDKEQEAGAVAVRKRSGEDLGALPVDEFLARVLEEIRTHAV